One genomic segment of Jaculus jaculus isolate mJacJac1 chromosome 2, mJacJac1.mat.Y.cur, whole genome shotgun sequence includes these proteins:
- the Ly6e gene encoding lymphocyte antigen 6E yields the protein MCVTSSMRVFLPVLLAVLSVEQAHSLMCFSCTDQKSNWYCLKPTVCADTDNYCVTLSAAAGIGNINLGYTLNKGCSPVCPGPSINLGVAAVGTKCCESFLCNFSTAGHGLRASAPLLGLGLLLSLLTLLRLGP from the exons ATGTGTGTTACCTCCAGCATGAGGGTCTTCCTGCCGGTGCTGCTGGCTGTCCTGAGTGTGGAGCAAG CTCACTCCCTGATGTGCTTTTCCTGCACTGATCAGAAAAGCAATTGGTATTGCCTGAAGCCAACTGTATGCGCCGATACAGACAACTACTGTGTGACCCTGAGTGCGGCTGCTGGTATTG GGAATATCAACCTTGGCTACACCTTGAACAAGGGCTGCTCTCCTGTCTGCCCTGGCCCAAGCATCAACCTTGGTGTGGCGGCCGTGGGCACCAAGTGCTGTGAGAGCTTCCTCTGTAATTTCAGCACGGCTGGCCATGGCCTTCGGGCCAGTGCCCCACTACTGGGCCTTGGACTCCTGCTTAGTCTGTTGACTCTGCTGCGGCTGGGCCCCTGA